The Deltaproteobacteria bacterium genome contains a region encoding:
- a CDS encoding helix-turn-helix domain-containing protein, with translation MGRKKRNLFDELMTGVGAMRAHREGKVTLRTHQIEAKPLPRVSAALVRDTRERLNMSQRVFAWKLRINPRTLERWEHGRSAPNEQAAALILLVRRFPDTLDRLDRIAAPPRSRHAA, from the coding sequence ATGGGACGCAAGAAGCGGAATCTGTTCGACGAGTTGATGACTGGCGTGGGTGCCATGCGCGCTCACCGCGAGGGCAAGGTGACGTTGCGTACCCACCAGATCGAGGCGAAGCCCCTCCCACGTGTCAGCGCCGCACTGGTCCGCGACACCAGGGAGAGGCTGAACATGTCGCAGCGCGTGTTCGCATGGAAGTTGCGAATCAACCCTCGCACCCTCGAGCGATGGGAGCATGGACGCAGCGCGCCCAACGAGCAAGCCGCCGCGCTGATCCTTCTGGTCCGTCGGTTTCCCGATACGCTCGATCGGTTAGATCGTATCGCTGCGCCGCCGCGATCCCGTCACGCGGCCTAA